A part of Candidatus Electrothrix aestuarii genomic DNA contains:
- a CDS encoding transposase encodes MKKEPVKRYSQALKQQVVREYEEGVSIYSLRQKYGIGAHGTVERWIKKFGRSGYRAEVVHIQTVEDQLEFKAMKSRIKELESALAQSVLENRMLETTIEVADQSLGTDIKKISGGNYNQGSSCKADQQAGGL; translated from the coding sequence ATGAAAAAAGAACCTGTCAAACGTTACAGCCAGGCACTTAAACAACAGGTTGTCAGAGAGTACGAAGAGGGCGTCAGCATATACAGCTTGCGTCAGAAATATGGCATTGGCGCTCACGGCACCGTAGAGCGATGGATTAAGAAGTTTGGCCGTTCCGGTTACCGCGCCGAGGTTGTGCATATCCAAACGGTTGAAGATCAGCTTGAATTTAAAGCAATGAAAAGCCGGATCAAGGAGCTGGAATCGGCATTGGCACAAAGCGTCCTTGAAAACCGGATGCTGGAAACCACGATAGAAGTAGCCGATCAATCATTGGGCACTGATATTAAAAAAATTTCGGGAGGAAATTATAACCAGGGCAGCAGCTGTAAGGCAGATCAGCAGGCAGGCGGCCTGTAA
- a CDS encoding 4Fe-4S dicluster domain-containing protein: MKRKIIEINEELCTGCGECVPNCAEGSLQIIDGKARLVADKLCDGLGACLGHCPTGALQIIEREADAFDEGAVEVFLAEQKMQQEQPVGSGCPSAQLKTFPQSSPCQTANEPSSQAGSALSQLSHWPVQIRLVPPTAPFLENCDLLIAADCTAVAYAGLQQDFLQDRVVMMGCPKFDDQQLYVDRFTELFKTRKLNSVTILIMEVPCCSAMLQIVKKAYKDAEAEVPVRQAVVSTQGQLIDERSW; the protein is encoded by the coding sequence ATGAAGAGAAAGATTATTGAAATTAATGAAGAGCTCTGTACCGGCTGTGGCGAATGCGTGCCTAACTGCGCCGAGGGATCTTTGCAGATCATTGATGGGAAGGCCCGTTTGGTAGCAGATAAGCTCTGCGATGGGCTGGGAGCCTGCCTTGGTCATTGTCCCACAGGGGCCTTGCAGATTATTGAACGTGAGGCCGATGCTTTTGATGAAGGGGCGGTAGAGGTCTTTCTGGCAGAGCAAAAAATGCAGCAGGAGCAACCTGTGGGAAGCGGTTGTCCATCAGCGCAACTCAAGACCTTTCCGCAATCTTCGCCTTGTCAGACAGCGAATGAGCCCAGTTCCCAAGCGGGGTCTGCCTTGTCACAGCTCAGCCATTGGCCGGTTCAGATTCGCCTGGTTCCGCCCACAGCACCATTTTTGGAAAATTGCGATCTGCTGATCGCAGCCGATTGCACTGCTGTGGCCTATGCCGGTTTGCAGCAGGATTTCTTGCAGGACCGGGTGGTGATGATGGGCTGCCCCAAGTTTGATGACCAGCAGCTCTATGTGGACCGTTTTACGGAGCTGTTTAAGACACGTAAGCTGAACTCGGTGACTATCCTCATTATGGAAGTGCCCTGTTGTTCAGCTATGCTCCAGATCGTCAAAAAAGCCTATAAGGATGCAGAGGCTGAAGTGCCAGTGCGGCAGGCGGTTGTGTCCACCCAAGGGCAGCTGATTGATGAGCGTAGTTGGTAG
- a CDS encoding transposase encodes MLTEIKASLPQTKENVRFIDYLFKSQRNGFYVNGKSKMTSARHAARYIGRYMARPALAEHKITNYDGEEVTFWYIDHKTEVKVTEAIPAKEFIQRLIDHIPLKGFKMVRHYGLYSRRTKTIAIEILMDCKRFIQKTFEFMKSDSRSLSWRERLVQSFGKDPLTCPNCKEKMFLWRIWHPDYGDIFDLSRDGPFVESKSKQECNKRNSSGRQVKWIPQLLPF; translated from the coding sequence TTGCTGACTGAAATAAAGGCTAGCTTGCCGCAAACAAAAGAAAATGTAAGATTCATAGATTACCTGTTTAAAAGCCAACGTAATGGTTTTTATGTAAATGGTAAAAGCAAGATGACATCAGCAAGACATGCAGCTCGATATATTGGTCGCTATATGGCTCGTCCAGCATTGGCAGAGCACAAGATAACGAATTACGATGGTGAGGAAGTAACATTTTGGTATATTGATCATAAAACAGAAGTTAAAGTTACCGAAGCGATTCCAGCCAAAGAGTTCATACAACGATTAATTGACCATATCCCGCTAAAGGGATTCAAGATGGTCCGCCATTATGGGTTATATTCTCGACGTACAAAAACAATCGCGATAGAGATTTTGATGGACTGTAAACGTTTTATCCAGAAGACTTTTGAATTCATGAAAAGTGATTCAAGGTCATTGAGCTGGAGAGAGCGTCTAGTACAGAGTTTCGGGAAAGATCCGTTAACATGTCCAAACTGTAAAGAAAAAATGTTTTTATGGCGGATTTGGCATCCTGACTATGGAGATATCTTTGATCTGAGCAGAGACGGACCTTTTGTGGAAAGCAAGAGTAAACAAGAATGCAACAAGAGAAACTCTTCGGGTCGGCAGGTTAAGTGGATACCGCAATTGCTTCCGTTTTAA
- a CDS encoding transposase codes for MFTIPQELRKIIFSDRMLIKIMMDCASKAAVEVLQSKGVDAVPGILLVVHTFGRDLKFNPHVHMLMTEGGLTSSNQWVDIPFLPYGLLRKNGNIIC; via the coding sequence GTGTTTACCATTCCACAAGAACTCCGAAAGATAATTTTTAGTGATCGTATGCTGATCAAGATTATGATGGATTGTGCTTCAAAAGCGGCTGTGGAAGTACTTCAAAGTAAAGGAGTTGATGCTGTTCCGGGAATTCTATTAGTTGTCCATACGTTTGGAAGAGATCTTAAGTTTAATCCGCATGTCCATATGTTAATGACAGAAGGAGGATTAACATCTTCCAATCAGTGGGTTGATATTCCATTTTTGCCATATGGTCTGCTTAGAAAAAATGGCAATATTATTTGCTGA
- a CDS encoding nitrite reductase, protein MENHKTFCPMPGINAGVMTLQDLERVTELAQRYEVPMVKVTGGQRLFFKGLAPEKMDALKQELKVPPTPPHARSRVNYVQACPGKTWCNCGTGETEHLTKALMDLELDGPLPAKVKVGISGCVRCCCESWMRDIGLTAEKKGWRLSFGGNAAGKPRIGDLIADGLSDDEALELVRKTLNFYMVTAKPKTRTARFVERFGIEELKKNVLR, encoded by the coding sequence ATGGAAAATCATAAAACATTTTGTCCGATGCCCGGAATCAACGCCGGAGTAATGACCTTGCAAGACCTGGAACGGGTTACTGAGCTTGCCCAGCGATATGAAGTTCCGATGGTCAAGGTAACCGGTGGTCAACGCCTTTTTTTCAAAGGACTTGCACCGGAGAAAATGGATGCCTTGAAGCAGGAACTCAAGGTTCCGCCCACTCCGCCCCATGCCAGAAGCCGGGTGAACTATGTCCAGGCCTGTCCGGGAAAGACCTGGTGCAATTGCGGCACCGGTGAAACAGAACATCTCACCAAGGCCTTGATGGATCTTGAACTGGATGGCCCCTTACCTGCCAAGGTTAAGGTCGGCATTTCCGGTTGTGTCCGCTGCTGTTGCGAATCCTGGATGCGTGATATTGGTTTGACTGCCGAGAAAAAGGGATGGCGTCTGAGCTTTGGCGGCAATGCAGCAGGGAAACCTCGCATCGGTGATCTGATCGCAGATGGCCTGAGTGATGATGAGGCCCTTGAGTTGGTACGGAAAACCCTGAATTTTTATATGGTCACGGCAAAGCCCAAGACCAGGACAGCCCGTTTTGTCGAGCGCTTCGGCATAGAAGAGCTGAAGAAAAATGTGCTGAGATAG
- a CDS encoding HD domain-containing protein has product MQCPGQDSRYWSGEDVFESNCPKCGQAVEFFKDDSQQICRNCGHRILNPKIDFGCASYCPHAEQCLGALPPELVQAQGDLFKDRIAIAMRKYFGEDVRRIRHAEAVAEQAEIIAKTEDGCDMMVIMAAAYLHDIGIREAERKFNSSAARYQHSEGPPVAQEILTQLKAKPELVDEVCDIIAHHHAPRAEETANFKVLYDADLIVNKIEHYQENPPGQGQLDRLPELFLTKSGAEQGIKVLGKFKVPPFSTS; this is encoded by the coding sequence ATGCAATGTCCAGGACAAGATAGCCGTTATTGGAGCGGCGAGGATGTATTTGAGAGCAACTGCCCGAAATGCGGTCAGGCCGTGGAGTTCTTCAAGGATGATAGCCAGCAGATCTGCCGGAACTGCGGGCACAGGATACTGAACCCCAAGATTGATTTCGGCTGCGCCTCCTATTGCCCCCATGCAGAGCAATGCCTTGGCGCTTTGCCGCCGGAGTTAGTCCAGGCCCAGGGGGATTTGTTCAAGGATAGGATTGCCATAGCCATGCGCAAGTATTTCGGTGAGGATGTCCGACGTATCCGCCACGCTGAGGCCGTTGCTGAGCAGGCTGAGATTATTGCCAAGACAGAAGATGGCTGTGATATGATGGTGATCATGGCTGCGGCCTATCTGCATGATATCGGGATTCGAGAGGCGGAACGGAAATTCAACTCCTCAGCAGCACGTTACCAGCATAGCGAGGGGCCACCAGTAGCCCAGGAAATCCTCACCCAGCTCAAGGCAAAGCCGGAGCTGGTGGATGAGGTCTGCGATATCATCGCTCATCATCATGCACCCCGCGCTGAGGAAACAGCGAATTTTAAGGTGCTGTACGATGCAGACCTGATTGTGAATAAGATCGAACATTATCAGGAGAATCCACCAGGGCAGGGACAGCTTGATCGCTTGCCGGAATTATTCCTGACCAAATCAGGTGCCGAGCAGGGGATAAAGGTGCTGGGGAAATTCAAAGTACCTCCTTTTTCGACCTCCTAG
- the hcp gene encoding hydroxylamine reductase has product MYCNQCEQTAKGIACTTVGVCGKKEDVADIEDVLIYALCGMSLFANEARQKGIIDEAIDRFTMEAVFSTLTNVNFDPERFVVLINKVVELRESLKKRIAEAGGTVDFAHPAASFVPADSVSGLAKQGAELQFIPNLDNDENIRSLKQTLLYGLKGIAAYTDHASILGQNDPAIAGFMYEGLSALLAEGLTIEACVPVAMKAGEINLRAMELLDAGNTSTYGHPVPTSVPLGHRKNKCILITGHDLHDLEVLLKQTEGKGIDVYTHGEMLPCHGYPELKKYEHFYGHFGTAWQNQHKEFPNFPGPVLFTTNCIQKPKDDYKDRIFTTGLVGWPGVTHIAEKDFSAVIDKALAMDGWQDDVDNGSVMVGFARNAVLGVADKVIGAVKNKDIRHFFLVGGCDGAKPGRDYFTKFVEQVPEDCMVLTLACGKFRFFDKDLGDIGGIPRLLDIGQCNDAYSAIQIAVALAGAFECEVNDLPLSMIISWYEQKAAAILLTLLYLGIKDIRLGPSLPAFISPAILQFLVATFDIKPVAATPEEDLKAILG; this is encoded by the coding sequence ATGTATTGCAATCAATGTGAGCAGACAGCAAAGGGCATCGCCTGTACCACGGTGGGCGTATGCGGTAAAAAAGAAGACGTTGCAGATATCGAGGATGTATTGATCTACGCCCTCTGCGGTATGTCCCTTTTTGCCAATGAAGCACGGCAGAAGGGTATTATTGACGAGGCCATTGATCGTTTCACAATGGAAGCGGTCTTTTCCACCCTGACTAATGTCAATTTTGATCCAGAGCGTTTTGTCGTTCTGATTAATAAGGTTGTTGAGCTGCGTGAATCCCTGAAAAAGCGGATTGCCGAGGCCGGTGGTACGGTGGATTTTGCTCATCCGGCAGCCTCTTTTGTTCCGGCGGATTCTGTGTCTGGTTTGGCAAAGCAGGGCGCTGAGCTGCAATTCATCCCGAACCTGGATAATGATGAAAATATTCGCTCCCTGAAGCAGACCCTGCTCTATGGCCTCAAAGGTATTGCTGCCTACACTGACCATGCCTCTATTCTGGGTCAGAATGATCCAGCCATTGCCGGATTCATGTACGAAGGTCTGTCTGCCCTGCTGGCTGAGGGCCTGACCATTGAGGCCTGCGTGCCGGTAGCCATGAAGGCTGGTGAAATTAATCTGCGGGCAATGGAATTACTTGATGCGGGTAATACCAGTACCTACGGTCATCCGGTCCCCACTTCAGTTCCGTTGGGACATCGCAAAAATAAATGTATCCTGATCACAGGTCATGATCTGCACGACCTTGAAGTGCTCCTGAAGCAAACCGAGGGTAAGGGCATTGATGTCTATACCCACGGTGAGATGCTGCCTTGTCATGGATACCCGGAGTTGAAAAAATATGAGCATTTTTACGGCCACTTCGGTACGGCCTGGCAGAATCAGCATAAGGAATTTCCGAATTTTCCCGGCCCCGTGCTCTTTACCACTAATTGCATCCAGAAGCCTAAAGATGATTATAAAGATCGTATCTTCACCACTGGTCTGGTCGGCTGGCCCGGTGTGACGCATATTGCAGAGAAGGATTTTAGCGCTGTCATCGATAAAGCCCTGGCTATGGACGGTTGGCAGGATGATGTGGATAATGGCTCTGTCATGGTCGGTTTTGCCCGCAATGCAGTGCTTGGGGTTGCAGATAAGGTTATTGGGGCGGTGAAGAATAAAGACATCCGTCATTTCTTCCTGGTGGGCGGTTGTGACGGTGCGAAACCGGGACGTGATTACTTCACCAAATTTGTTGAGCAGGTACCTGAGGATTGCATGGTGTTGACCCTGGCCTGCGGTAAGTTCCGTTTCTTTGATAAGGACTTGGGTGATATCGGTGGTATTCCGCGCCTGTTGGATATCGGTCAGTGTAATGATGCCTATTCTGCCATCCAGATTGCCGTAGCCTTGGCCGGAGCCTTTGAGTGCGAGGTGAATGATCTGCCGCTGTCCATGATTATCTCCTGGTACGAGCAGAAAGCAGCAGCCATCCTGCTGACCTTGCTGTATCTGGGCATTAAGGATATCCGCCTCGGACCCTCCTTGCCTGCCTTTATTAGCCCGGCAATTCTTCAGTTCTTGGTTGCGACCTTCGATATTAAGCCGGTTGCTGCAACACCGGAAGAGGATTTGAAGGCGATTTTGGGATAA
- a CDS encoding MbcA/ParS/Xre antitoxin family protein, with product MQLEQYYAGDQEFQEYSEKFIEFWETFEGKERLLELVGHDLIIARPLAYHLEESYEKWLHSTVPVLDNGTPLDCLQTPDGIKRLKTYLHRLPY from the coding sequence ATGCAACTAGAGCAATACTATGCTGGAGATCAGGAATTCCAGGAGTATTCAGAAAAATTTATCGAATTTTGGGAAACCTTTGAAGGAAAAGAGCGGCTCCTTGAATTGGTGGGGCATGACCTTATCATAGCAAGACCTCTTGCGTATCATCTTGAAGAGTCTTATGAAAAGTGGTTGCATTCGACTGTCCCCGTTCTTGATAACGGCACACCTCTTGATTGTTTACAAACGCCAGATGGTATCAAGAGGCTGAAAACCTACCTCCATAGGTTGCCCTACTAA
- a CDS encoding Crp/Fnr family transcriptional regulator produces the protein MLNKIQLLSESVLFKGLAPPLLQQIADSASIKKFQRGETIFFEGTEATGFYMVGQGRVKIFKMSLDGKEQILHIFGPGEPFGEVPVFHGNPYPANAVALESSSILFFPRRKFIDLINSTPSLALSMLAVLSMRLRRFAAQIESLSLKEVPARLAAHLIYLTEEQKNTKAVTLDIPKGQLASLLGTSPETLSRIFAKMTKEGLIKVSGKEIEIRRYNKLLES, from the coding sequence GTGCTGAATAAAATACAACTCCTTTCCGAATCAGTCCTTTTTAAAGGGCTTGCCCCTCCCCTGCTTCAGCAGATTGCCGATTCAGCATCTATAAAAAAATTCCAGCGCGGTGAAACAATCTTCTTTGAAGGAACAGAGGCAACCGGCTTCTATATGGTGGGCCAGGGTCGGGTGAAAATTTTTAAAATGTCTCTGGATGGAAAAGAACAGATCCTTCATATCTTCGGGCCTGGAGAGCCCTTTGGCGAGGTGCCGGTTTTTCATGGCAACCCGTATCCGGCCAATGCTGTTGCTTTAGAATCCTCCAGCATACTCTTCTTTCCCCGCCGAAAATTCATTGACCTGATCAACAGCACTCCCTCGCTGGCCCTGTCTATGCTCGCGGTTTTATCTATGCGCCTGCGCCGTTTTGCGGCCCAGATCGAAAGCCTCTCCCTGAAAGAGGTTCCTGCCCGATTAGCAGCACACCTGATCTATTTAACTGAGGAACAAAAGAACACCAAAGCGGTAACCCTTGATATTCCTAAGGGACAGTTGGCAAGCCTTCTGGGCACCAGCCCAGAGACTCTGTCCAGAATCTTTGCCAAAATGACAAAAGAAGGGCTGATCAAGGTCAGTGGAAAAGAAATAGAGATACGCCGTTATAACAAACTATTGGAGAGCTAA
- a CDS encoding transposase, translated as MDIFSILYCLSPCLDRTTLRQLAIIVSAILSMPDRVTMLGISRWTEKGGSYRTIQRFFKTKIEWAKVQWIFIRTHLLGNSGVTLLGGDEVVTPKAGKKTFGLGRFFSSIYGKPIPGMCHLQLSLISVEKENSYPLITQQMQQSEKTKSKKSKPLKSKSKRKTKKKKGGRPKGSRNKNRRNVELTETQKILQENIKKALALVGNTLKLDYFVYDGALGHNNGVRLVRQCDLHLISKLRYDAALYFPYDGPYSGRGPHKKYGDRLDYTNIPKQYLKSSTVEDDIRTDIYQMTMRHKKFANQLNVVIIVKTNLKTLKSARAVLFSSDLELAYDKLIKYYRLRFQIEFNFRDAKQYWGLDDFMNIKELQVCNAANLAFFMVNVSHILRRRSEFSGMSVIDLKAWFRAGRYVRETLKLLPQIPEGISIQSIANQVAVLGRVNTPEEVV; from the coding sequence ATGGACATTTTCAGCATACTCTATTGTTTAAGCCCTTGCCTTGACCGCACAACTTTACGCCAATTGGCTATTATTGTCTCAGCAATTTTGTCTATGCCGGATAGAGTCACCATGCTCGGCATATCACGTTGGACTGAAAAGGGCGGTAGCTATCGAACCATCCAACGGTTTTTTAAAACAAAAATTGAATGGGCAAAGGTTCAGTGGATTTTTATCCGTACCCACCTGCTGGGAAATTCCGGAGTCACTCTTTTGGGTGGAGACGAGGTCGTCACTCCGAAGGCAGGTAAAAAGACCTTTGGGCTCGGACGGTTTTTCTCTTCCATCTATGGTAAGCCGATACCGGGTATGTGCCATTTGCAATTATCGTTAATTTCTGTTGAGAAAGAGAACTCTTACCCGTTGATAACTCAACAAATGCAGCAATCTGAAAAAACAAAGTCGAAAAAATCCAAGCCGTTAAAATCCAAATCTAAACGCAAAACCAAAAAGAAAAAAGGCGGGCGTCCTAAAGGAAGTCGTAACAAAAATCGTCGTAATGTAGAGCTCACGGAAACCCAAAAAATATTGCAGGAAAACATTAAAAAGGCACTTGCCTTGGTTGGTAATACATTAAAATTAGATTACTTTGTCTACGATGGAGCCTTGGGGCATAATAATGGTGTCCGATTGGTCAGACAATGTGATCTGCATTTAATCTCAAAATTACGCTATGATGCTGCGCTCTACTTTCCATATGATGGACCGTATTCTGGTAGAGGCCCGCACAAAAAATACGGGGATCGACTGGATTACACCAATATTCCAAAACAATACCTCAAATCATCCACTGTCGAGGATGACATTCGTACCGACATTTATCAAATGACCATGCGTCACAAGAAGTTTGCAAATCAACTGAACGTTGTTATCATTGTCAAAACCAACCTGAAAACTCTAAAAAGTGCCCGTGCCGTATTATTCAGTTCCGACCTGGAGTTAGCCTATGACAAGCTGATCAAATATTACAGGTTGCGCTTCCAGATAGAGTTCAACTTCCGTGATGCCAAACAGTACTGGGGGCTTGATGATTTTATGAACATCAAAGAGCTGCAAGTCTGCAACGCGGCCAACCTCGCTTTTTTCATGGTCAATGTATCACATATTCTGCGCCGTCGATCTGAATTTTCAGGTATGAGTGTCATTGACCTGAAAGCCTGGTTCCGAGCGGGTAGATACGTCCGTGAAACATTAAAATTGCTTCCGCAAATTCCAGAAGGTATTTCTATTCAATCCATCGCTAACCAAGTTGCCGTTCTTGGGCGGGTTAATACGCCGGAAGAGGTGGTTTAA
- a CDS encoding rubredoxin: protein MQKYECPCGYIYDPEEGDPDNGIDAGTAFEDLPDDWVCPKCQAEKEFFFEAD from the coding sequence AAAGTATGAGTGCCCCTGTGGTTATATTTATGATCCGGAAGAGGGTGATCCTGATAATGGAATTGACGCAGGAACCGCTTTTGAAGATCTGCCAGATGATTGGGTTTGTCCTAAATGTCAGGCGGAAAAAGAATTCTTTTTCGAAGCTGACTAA
- a CDS encoding transposase — translation MLTEIKASLPQTKENVRFIDYLFKSQRNGFYVNGKSKMTSARHAARYIGRYMARPALAEHKITNYDGEEVTFWYIDHKTEVKVTEAIPAKEFIQRLIDHIPLKGFKMVRHYGLYSRRTKTIAIEILMDCKRFIQKTFEFMKSDSRSLSWRERLVQSFGKDPLTCPNCKEKMFLWRIWHPDYGDIFDLSRDGSFVESKSKQECNKRNSSGRQVKWIPQLLPF, via the coding sequence TTGCTGACTGAAATAAAGGCTAGCTTGCCGCAAACAAAAGAAAATGTAAGATTCATAGATTACCTGTTTAAAAGCCAACGTAATGGTTTTTATGTAAATGGTAAAAGCAAGATGACATCAGCAAGACATGCAGCTCGATATATTGGTCGCTATATGGCTCGTCCAGCATTGGCAGAGCACAAGATAACGAATTACGATGGTGAGGAAGTAACATTTTGGTATATTGATCATAAAACAGAAGTTAAAGTTACCGAAGCGATTCCAGCCAAAGAGTTCATACAACGATTAATTGACCATATCCCGCTAAAGGGATTCAAGATGGTCCGCCATTATGGGTTATATTCTCGACGTACAAAAACAATCGCGATAGAGATTTTGATGGACTGTAAACGTTTTATCCAGAAGACTTTTGAATTCATGAAAAGTGATTCAAGGTCATTGAGCTGGAGAGAGCGTCTAGTACAGAGTTTCGGGAAAGATCCGTTAACATGTCCAAACTGTAAAGAAAAAATGTTTTTATGGCGGATTTGGCATCCTGACTATGGAGATATCTTTGATCTGAGCAGAGACGGATCTTTTGTGGAAAGCAAGAGTAAACAAGAATGCAACAAGAGAAACTCTTCGGGTCGGCAGGTTAAGTGGATACCGCAATTGCTTCCGTTTTAA
- a CDS encoding IS3 family transposase, translating into MSRQAYYQALQRQMLQAAENQLIVELVRAIRQRHPRMGGRKLHYELQDSMAALGISRGRDAFFKLLSAHNLLVPTRLSHRKTTHAGLWRCPNLLIDLTITHVHQAWVGDITYITTETGFVYLALLTDVFSRFIVGFDLSSSLAVEGCDRALKQAIAQADGADLRGLIHHSDHGVQYTAWLYRERLQKMEIRSSMGEVGNCYENALAERVNGILKGEYGLDDLFIDKEHAQKAVREAVWLYNYERPHLALNYGKPAEIYFEKIDVK; encoded by the coding sequence ATCAGTCGGCAGGCATATTACCAGGCATTGCAGCGACAGATGCTCCAGGCAGCCGAAAACCAACTCATCGTGGAACTGGTCAGGGCCATCCGCCAGCGTCACCCACGTATGGGCGGACGAAAACTGCATTACGAACTACAGGATTCGATGGCCGCCTTGGGAATTTCCAGGGGCAGAGACGCATTTTTCAAGCTGTTATCAGCACATAACCTGCTGGTCCCAACCAGACTCAGCCATCGCAAAACCACACATGCTGGCCTGTGGCGATGCCCCAATCTGTTGATTGATTTAACCATTACCCACGTCCATCAGGCCTGGGTTGGTGACATCACCTATATCACGACCGAGACGGGATTTGTTTATCTGGCTTTACTGACCGATGTTTTTTCTCGCTTTATTGTCGGCTTCGATCTCTCGTCGTCGCTTGCGGTCGAAGGGTGTGACCGGGCGCTGAAACAGGCGATAGCACAGGCTGACGGTGCTGATTTGCGTGGCCTGATCCATCATTCGGATCATGGGGTGCAATACACCGCCTGGCTGTACCGGGAGCGATTGCAAAAGATGGAGATACGTTCCAGCATGGGAGAAGTGGGCAACTGTTACGAAAACGCCTTAGCTGAACGAGTGAATGGAATCTTAAAAGGCGAATATGGCCTTGACGACCTTTTCATTGATAAGGAACATGCTCAGAAAGCTGTCCGGGAAGCTGTATGGCTATACAATTATGAACGGCCTCACCTGGCACTCAACTATGGAAAGCCTGCAGAGATTTATTTTGAGAAAATTGATGTGAAGTAG